In one Gracilinanus agilis isolate LMUSP501 chromosome 6, AgileGrace, whole genome shotgun sequence genomic region, the following are encoded:
- the LOC123252049 gene encoding olfactory receptor 10AG1-like, with protein sequence MADINLTIMEEFILLGFSEYPNVQGFLFVVFLFIYTSILLGNGLIIIITNVESALQTPMYYFLGNFSFVEICYTSNILPRMLVNIWSQKRNISLLSCAVQLCFFLILGVTESFLLAVMAFDRYVAICKPLYYPTIMNHRICVQMVFGSWVIGIPVLIGQTYQVFSVPFCGSNKLNHIFCDMPPLLKLACGDTTGDEFFLYVDCFLFGLTPFLMILMSYIRILSTILKLPSTTGRSKAFSTCSSHVMVVCLFYGSGLFAYFQSKSSYSASIDKIFSVFYTIVTPMINPMIYSLRNKDFIAAMKKIFS encoded by the coding sequence ATGGCAGACATAAATCTTACTATCATGGAAGAATTTATTCTCCTGGGATTTTCTGAATACCCCAATGTCCAAGGAtttctctttgttgtttttttattcatctaCACAAGTATCCTATTAGGAAATGGTCTCATCATTATAATCACCAATGTGGAATCAGCTCTTCAAACACCTATGTATTACTTTCTTGGAAACTTCTcctttgtggaaatttgttacacATCAAACATCCTCCCCAGAATGCTTGTgaatatttggagtcagaaaaggaaTATTTCTTTACTGTCATGTGCTGTACAactctgtttctttctcattCTAGGAGTCACAGAGAGCTTTCTCCTGGCTGTGATGGCCTTTGACCGTTATGTGGCCATCTGTAAGCCACTTTACTATCCTACAATAATGAATCATAGGATCTGTGTCCAGATGGTGTTTGGATCCTGGGTAATTGGGATTCCAGTCTTGATAGGACAGACATACCAAGTTTTCTCTGTTCCCTTTTGTGGTTCTAACAAACTCAATCACATTTTCTGTGACATGCCTCCATTACTGAAGTTGGCATGTGGTGATACCACTGGAGATGAATTCTTTCTTTATGTCGATTGTTTCCTCTTTggtttgactccttttctgatgaTACTCATGTCTTACATCAGAATCCTCAGCACTATTCTGAAACTCCCATCAACCACTGGAAGATCCAAAGCTTTCTCTACATGTTCCTCTCATGTTATGGTTGTATGCCTATTCTATGGTTCTggtttatttgcatattttcaaTCCAAGTCAAGTTATTCAGCTAGTATAGATAAGATCTTCTCTGTATTCTATACCATTGTGACACCAATGATTAATCCTATGATTTATAGTCTGAGAAATAAGGATTTTATTGcagcaatgaaaaaaatattttct